In Deltaproteobacteria bacterium, a genomic segment contains:
- a CDS encoding zinc-binding dehydrogenase encodes MSVRARVVVLPKNPGPLELHELRLPDPSPHQVVVKQFASGVCHSQLHQMHSPREAPVVLGHESTGVVLAAGSKVTHVREGDLVFVTWVPRNKPQNPRFAEPATLPLADGSLAQSQNVYTWADHTVADEQYVVKVRADAPRDVTAIIGCAVMTGAGAVMNTAAVKRGESVAIFGAGGVGLSAVAAAREAGADPLIVVDLDDEKLAFARKFGASVTINAARVDAVAEINRLTQRKNELTMFGTPVSGVDHAFDCIGVVKTMQQILMACRSGSFGWKSGGTAVLVGVPTQELTLPPIEILLHEKKYIGSIGGSCVPDRDFPVFLDWHASKKLDLDALVTARFPIEKINEATHALESGQIFGRAILTF; translated from the coding sequence ATGAGCGTCCGCGCCCGCGTCGTCGTGCTTCCGAAGAACCCCGGCCCGCTCGAGCTGCACGAGCTGCGCCTGCCCGATCCGAGCCCGCATCAGGTCGTGGTGAAGCAGTTCGCGAGCGGCGTGTGCCACAGCCAGCTCCACCAGATGCACTCGCCGCGCGAGGCGCCGGTGGTCCTCGGGCACGAGTCGACCGGCGTCGTGCTCGCGGCGGGGAGCAAGGTGACCCACGTGCGCGAGGGCGACCTCGTGTTCGTGACGTGGGTTCCCCGTAACAAGCCGCAGAACCCGCGCTTCGCCGAGCCCGCGACGCTTCCGCTCGCGGACGGCTCGCTCGCGCAGTCGCAGAACGTCTACACCTGGGCGGATCACACCGTCGCCGACGAGCAATACGTGGTGAAAGTGCGCGCCGACGCGCCGCGCGACGTGACGGCGATCATCGGCTGCGCGGTGATGACGGGCGCCGGCGCGGTGATGAACACGGCCGCGGTGAAGCGCGGCGAGAGCGTCGCGATCTTCGGCGCGGGCGGCGTCGGGCTCAGCGCCGTCGCCGCGGCGCGCGAAGCCGGCGCCGATCCGCTGATCGTCGTCGACCTCGACGATGAGAAGCTCGCGTTCGCGCGCAAGTTCGGCGCGAGCGTGACGATCAACGCCGCGCGCGTGGACGCGGTCGCCGAGATTAACCGGCTCACGCAGCGCAAGAACGAGCTCACGATGTTCGGCACGCCCGTGTCGGGCGTCGATCACGCGTTCGACTGCATCGGCGTCGTGAAGACCATGCAGCAGATTCTGATGGCGTGTCGCAGCGGCAGCTTCGGCTGGAAGAGCGGCGGCACGGCGGTGCTGGTGGGCGTGCCGACGCAGGAGCTCACGCTTCCGCCGATCGAGATCCTGCTGCACGAGAAGAAGTACATCGGCAGCATCGGCGGCTCGTGCGTGCCCGATCGCGACTTCCCGGTCTTCCTCGACTGGCACGCGTCGAAGAAGCTCGACCTCGATGCGCTCGTCACCGCGCGCTTCCCGATCGAAAAGATCAACGAGGCGACACACGCGCTCGAGTCGGGTCAGATCTTCGGGCGCGCGATCCTGACGTTCTGA
- a CDS encoding 4Fe-4S binding protein: MPWVITSLCRDCVDQACVEVCPVDCIYEYKGEDRDSFPNQLFIDPEECIDCGVCEPECPWEAIFEDERVPDVFTADVKLNAAITETKDDFEVPTHIEKGKPTPEQVAANKQKWGYAD; encoded by the coding sequence ATGCCCTGGGTCATTACGAGCCTCTGCCGCGATTGCGTCGACCAAGCCTGCGTCGAGGTCTGCCCCGTCGACTGCATCTACGAATACAAGGGCGAGGACCGCGACTCGTTCCCGAACCAGCTCTTCATCGATCCGGAGGAGTGCATCGACTGCGGCGTGTGCGAGCCGGAGTGCCCGTGGGAGGCGATCTTCGAGGACGAGCGCGTGCCGGACGTCTTCACCGCCGACGTGAAGCTCAACGCCGCGATCACCGAGACCAAAGACGACTTCGAGGTGCCGACGCACATCGAGAAGGGCAAGCCGACGCCGGAGCAGGTGGCGGCGAACAAACAGAAGTGGGGCTACGCGGACTAG
- a CDS encoding SAM-dependent methyltransferase: MKHLVGLLGPALDDVYARHEQPQLVDCGAGKSALGFLLYALRVGPAERGALTAIEARSDLAAAAKERAARYGFARMRCLASEIAHAAPELPERVHVLTALHACDTATDDALALAIARGADWVAVVPCCQAEVARELAKAKPEDAAARELFAHAWHRREFGAHLTNVIRALALEARGYQVTVTELAGWEHSLKNELILGKRVKRFDAGAQQRLGALLERFQVRPALVRLLDETAAS; this comes from the coding sequence ATCAAGCATCTCGTAGGCTTGTTGGGACCCGCGCTCGACGACGTCTACGCGCGCCACGAGCAGCCGCAGCTGGTGGACTGCGGCGCGGGCAAGAGCGCGCTCGGCTTCTTGCTCTACGCGCTGCGCGTCGGGCCTGCGGAGCGCGGTGCGCTCACGGCGATCGAGGCGCGCTCGGATCTCGCCGCCGCGGCGAAGGAGCGCGCCGCGCGGTACGGCTTCGCGCGCATGCGCTGCCTCGCGAGCGAGATCGCGCACGCGGCGCCCGAGCTGCCCGAGCGCGTGCACGTGCTCACCGCGCTGCACGCCTGCGACACCGCGACCGACGACGCGCTCGCGCTCGCGATCGCGCGCGGCGCGGACTGGGTGGCGGTCGTGCCGTGCTGTCAGGCCGAGGTCGCGCGCGAGCTCGCGAAGGCGAAACCCGAGGACGCCGCTGCGCGCGAGCTGTTCGCGCACGCCTGGCACCGCCGCGAGTTCGGCGCGCACCTCACGAACGTGATCCGCGCGCTCGCGCTCGAGGCGCGCGGCTATCAGGTCACGGTCACCGAGCTCGCCGGCTGGGAGCACTCGCTCAAGAACGAGCTGATCCTCGGCAAGCGCGTGAAGCGCTTCGACGCGGGGGCCCAGCAGCGGCTGGGCGCGCTCCTCGAGCGGTTCCAGGTGCGGCCCGCGCTCGTGCGCCTGCTGGACGAGACCGCGGCGAGCTGA
- a CDS encoding VOC family protein — protein sequence MIDHLSTYATRFDATKRFYEAALAVLGSKLQREMVTSWDASFPTRRMCAFGSTRPIFWVIEVREPATPRHTAFSASSRAEVDAFYRAALAAGGRDNGAPGVRAIYHPDYYGAFVLDPDGNNVEAVCHAPA from the coding sequence GTGATCGACCACCTCTCGACGTACGCGACGCGCTTCGACGCGACGAAGCGCTTCTACGAAGCGGCGCTGGCAGTGCTCGGCTCGAAGCTGCAACGCGAGATGGTCACGAGCTGGGACGCTTCGTTCCCGACGCGGCGCATGTGCGCGTTCGGTTCCACGCGCCCGATCTTCTGGGTGATCGAGGTGCGCGAGCCTGCAACGCCGCGGCACACCGCCTTCAGCGCGAGCTCGCGCGCGGAGGTCGACGCGTTCTACCGCGCGGCGCTCGCCGCGGGCGGACGCGACAACGGCGCGCCGGGCGTGCGCGCGATCTATCACCCCGACTACTACGGCGCGTTCGTGCTCGATCCCGACGGCAACAACGTCGAAGCCGTTTGCCACGCGCCCGCGTGA
- the hemF gene encoding oxygen-dependent coproporphyrinogen oxidase: protein MSADPNAMHEYLSELQARICAALEAEDGAARFRGADVSGAGGVLSRPRVLEGGAVVEKAAVNFTHARGPALPPAATEGRPQLAGQPFEAVSLSLIVHPRNPYAPTTHMNLRLFSAGATWWFGGGFDLTPYYGDDGDCAHWHRTARAACAPLGPGAYPRFKKWCDEYFFLPHRGEPRGIGGVFFDDLAEPDFATCLAFVRSVGDAFLPAYQPILARRKNTPHGERERQFQLYRRGRYVEFNLVYDRGTKYGMQSGRRVENVLASMPPLARWEYEYRAEPGSPEARLTEHFLVPREWASE from the coding sequence ATGTCCGCCGACCCGAACGCGATGCACGAGTACCTGAGCGAACTGCAGGCGCGCATTTGCGCCGCGCTCGAAGCCGAGGACGGCGCGGCGAGGTTCCGCGGCGCGGACGTGAGCGGCGCCGGCGGCGTGCTCTCGCGCCCGCGCGTGCTCGAAGGCGGCGCCGTCGTCGAGAAGGCCGCCGTCAACTTCACCCACGCGCGGGGCCCGGCGCTTCCGCCCGCCGCGACCGAGGGCCGCCCGCAGCTCGCGGGGCAGCCGTTCGAGGCGGTCTCGCTCTCGCTGATCGTGCACCCGCGCAATCCGTACGCGCCCACGACGCACATGAACCTGCGCCTCTTCAGCGCGGGCGCGACTTGGTGGTTCGGCGGCGGCTTCGACCTCACGCCCTATTACGGCGACGACGGCGACTGCGCGCACTGGCACCGCACCGCGCGCGCCGCCTGCGCGCCGCTCGGCCCCGGCGCCTACCCGCGCTTCAAGAAGTGGTGCGACGAGTACTTCTTCTTGCCGCACCGCGGCGAGCCGCGCGGCATCGGCGGCGTGTTCTTCGACGACCTCGCCGAGCCCGACTTCGCGACGTGCCTCGCCTTCGTGCGCAGCGTCGGGGACGCCTTCCTGCCCGCGTACCAGCCGATCCTCGCGCGCCGGAAGAACACGCCGCACGGCGAGCGCGAGCGCCAGTTCCAGCTCTACCGGCGCGGGCGCTACGTCGAGTTCAACCTCGTCTACGACCGCGGCACGAAGTACGGCATGCAGTCGGGTCGCCGCGTCGAGAACGTGCTCGCCTCGATGCCGCCGCTCGCGCGCTGGGAGTACGAGTACCGCGCCGAGCCGGGCTCGCCCGAAGCGCGCCTCACCGAGCACTTCCTCGTGCCGCGCGAATGGGCGAGCGAGTAA
- a CDS encoding DNA polymerase II, with protein MKCQRSSAEEAAQIARSEPKASGDSEGPALRGFIVQPTYRVREGVAVVQLYGRAESGDAFLVEDDRVRPYFFASPAAANAARLAGGAVSECALRTLAGDPVVRVEASLPGAVPALREAVQRAGGVAYEADLRFAYRFLIDRGIRATCEITGRGVQRPDGVVVFTNPELAPSPAPRVALRTLSLDLETTPDASRIFAAAIAGCGVEEVHLVAARAVPGAIVHPEEPALLSALVARVRALDPDVLLGWNVVDFDLRVLLARCTALRIPCAIGRTREPPRLIVDQGPFAQSRAEVPGRMVLDGIPLVRDALKLPDYRLETVARSVLGRGKKIDQEVPDAAAEILRLWREEPEALAAYNLEDARLVPEILAREGLLDLAISRSRLTGMQLDRVGASIASFDALYLPELRRRGFVAPSVLERAPVAVAGGALIDSTPGFHKRVAVFDFKSLYPSLIRTFGLDPLAHARAGDDAITAPNGARFSRSESILPAALGELASQREAAKARGDRHADQAIKILMNAMFGVLGATACRFFDPDIANAITSFGQQTLRWTKEAFEARGVAVLYGDTDSVFVQLRAHDDAESLRVDVERAIAERVRREYDALPRLVLELEEIFDRLWLPRVRGGRAGSKKRYAGFSAGKLHVIGLEAVRSDYPEVVQRLQHGMLERVFADEDPAPFVRELVASVRSGALDAELVTTKRIRKGGLDRYSANAPHVQAARKLGGKPGRSIRYVITATGAEPALLGRPLPPRIDREHYVQKVLRPVAESMFEDLGTSFDAALGAPQQLSLL; from the coding sequence GTGAAGTGCCAGCGATCCAGCGCCGAGGAAGCGGCGCAGATCGCGCGCAGCGAGCCGAAGGCGAGCGGAGATTCGGAAGGGCCAGCCTTGCGCGGCTTCATCGTTCAGCCGACCTACCGCGTTCGCGAAGGCGTCGCGGTCGTGCAGCTGTACGGGCGCGCGGAGAGCGGCGACGCGTTTCTCGTCGAGGACGACCGCGTGCGCCCGTACTTCTTCGCCTCGCCTGCGGCGGCGAACGCGGCGCGCCTCGCGGGCGGCGCGGTGAGCGAATGCGCGCTGCGCACGCTCGCGGGCGACCCGGTCGTGCGCGTCGAAGCGAGCCTGCCCGGCGCGGTGCCGGCGCTGCGCGAGGCCGTGCAGCGAGCGGGCGGCGTCGCTTACGAGGCGGACCTGCGCTTCGCCTACCGGTTCCTGATCGACCGCGGCATCCGCGCAACGTGCGAGATCACGGGCCGCGGCGTGCAGCGCCCCGACGGCGTCGTCGTGTTCACGAATCCGGAGCTCGCGCCCTCGCCTGCGCCGCGGGTCGCGCTGCGCACGCTCTCGCTCGATCTCGAGACGACGCCCGACGCGAGCCGCATCTTCGCCGCGGCGATCGCGGGCTGTGGCGTGGAGGAGGTGCATCTCGTGGCCGCGCGCGCGGTGCCCGGCGCGATCGTGCACCCCGAGGAGCCTGCGCTGCTCTCGGCCTTGGTCGCGCGCGTGCGCGCCCTCGATCCCGACGTGTTGTTAGGCTGGAACGTGGTCGACTTCGACCTGCGCGTGCTGCTCGCGCGCTGCACCGCGCTGCGCATCCCGTGCGCGATCGGGCGCACGCGCGAGCCGCCGCGGCTGATCGTCGACCAGGGGCCGTTCGCGCAGTCGCGCGCGGAGGTGCCGGGGCGCATGGTGCTCGACGGCATCCCGCTCGTGCGCGACGCGCTGAAGCTGCCGGATTACCGGCTCGAGACCGTGGCGCGCTCCGTGCTCGGGCGTGGCAAGAAGATCGATCAGGAAGTGCCCGACGCGGCGGCCGAGATCCTGCGCCTCTGGCGCGAGGAGCCCGAGGCGCTCGCGGCCTACAACCTCGAAGACGCGCGGCTCGTGCCGGAGATTCTCGCGCGCGAAGGCCTGCTCGATCTCGCGATCTCGCGCTCGCGCCTCACCGGCATGCAGCTCGATCGCGTCGGCGCGAGCATCGCGTCGTTCGACGCGCTCTATCTGCCCGAGCTTCGCCGGCGCGGCTTCGTCGCGCCGAGCGTCCTCGAGCGCGCGCCGGTCGCGGTCGCGGGCGGCGCCCTGATCGACTCGACGCCGGGCTTCCACAAGCGCGTCGCCGTGTTCGACTTCAAGAGCCTCTACCCGAGCCTGATCCGCACGTTCGGCCTCGATCCGCTGGCGCACGCGCGCGCGGGCGACGACGCGATCACGGCGCCGAACGGCGCACGCTTCTCGCGCAGCGAGTCGATCCTGCCCGCGGCGCTCGGCGAGCTCGCGTCGCAGCGCGAGGCGGCGAAGGCGCGCGGCGACCGCCACGCCGATCAGGCGATCAAGATCCTGATGAACGCGATGTTCGGCGTGCTCGGCGCCACCGCGTGCCGCTTCTTCGACCCGGACATCGCGAACGCCATCACGAGCTTCGGACAGCAGACGCTGCGCTGGACGAAGGAGGCGTTCGAGGCGCGCGGCGTCGCCGTGCTGTACGGCGACACCGACTCCGTGTTCGTGCAGCTCCGCGCGCACGACGACGCCGAGTCGTTACGGGTGGACGTGGAGCGCGCGATCGCAGAGCGCGTGCGGCGCGAGTACGACGCCCTGCCCCGGCTCGTGCTCGAGCTGGAGGAGATCTTCGATCGGCTCTGGCTGCCGCGCGTGCGCGGCGGGCGGGCGGGGAGCAAGAAGCGCTACGCGGGCTTCAGCGCCGGGAAGCTTCACGTGATCGGGCTCGAAGCCGTGCGCAGCGACTACCCCGAGGTCGTGCAGCGCCTGCAGCACGGCATGCTGGAGCGCGTGTTCGCCGACGAGGATCCCGCGCCCTTCGTGCGCGAGCTCGTCGCGAGCGTGCGCAGCGGCGCGCTCGACGCGGAGCTCGTCACCACGAAGCGCATCCGCAAGGGCGGGCTCGATCGCTACAGCGCGAACGCGCCGCACGTGCAGGCCGCGCGCAAGCTGGGCGGCAAGCCTGGGCGTTCGATCCGCTACGTGATCACCGCGACCGGCGCCGAGCCCGCGTTGTTGGGGCGCCCGCTGCCGCCGCGCATCGACCGCGAGCACTACGTGCAGAAAGTGCTGCGCCCCGTCGCCGAGAGCATGTTCGAAGATCTCGGGACGAGCTTCGACGCCGCGCTCGGCGCGCCGCAGCAGCTCTCGCTGCTCTAG
- a CDS encoding PepSY domain-containing protein codes for MRRWLVDLHLYLGLISLPYVVLFGVSSILWNHDVRGTRTSEVWERVVAAPHDGKPRDRAVAVRDALGLHGLVHERDVRQAPDGGLRFRVIYPARRATVEVDATGHARVNETYYGFAEVIRALHGFHGWDVSAWGYSWMLFTDLSVGAFAFFIVTGVWLAWLRVNARAPLLGTGALAAVVTGALAAWIW; via the coding sequence ATGCGGCGCTGGCTCGTGGACCTGCACCTGTATCTCGGGCTCATCTCGCTGCCGTACGTCGTCCTCTTCGGCGTGAGCTCGATCCTCTGGAATCACGACGTTCGCGGGACGCGCACGAGCGAGGTGTGGGAACGTGTGGTCGCAGCGCCGCACGACGGTAAGCCGCGCGACCGCGCGGTCGCCGTACGCGACGCGCTCGGCCTTCACGGCCTCGTGCACGAACGCGACGTGCGCCAAGCGCCGGACGGCGGGCTGCGCTTTCGCGTGATCTACCCGGCTCGCCGCGCCACGGTCGAAGTCGACGCCACCGGCCACGCGCGCGTGAACGAGACCTATTACGGGTTCGCGGAGGTGATCCGCGCCCTGCACGGGTTCCACGGCTGGGACGTGTCCGCGTGGGGCTATTCCTGGATGCTTTTCACCGATCTCTCCGTGGGCGCGTTCGCATTCTTCATCGTGACCGGCGTCTGGCTCGCGTGGCTGCGCGTGAACGCCCGCGCGCCGCTGCTGGGGACCGGCGCGCTCGCGGCGGTGGTCACGGGCGCGCTCGCCGCGTGGATCTGGTAA
- a CDS encoding metallophosphoesterase, protein MFAPPDALLPSLAAAIGVGVPLFAAKARGRTYALFALVLVTLSFPAGVILALRLIELSGPRFGPLVGWAFVYGIAATGLHMASLVRARLRQRWVRYAMSVPGMTMLALGALALPFLLALAPVRGLLGLADAHGALAALAYADWLPVLAIVHALATSFGARREFVRIDLAQGGEPAALQRVPVERRSSAFEAHNPRPLRIVQITDPHIGPWQPVHRLERRIEELAAHEPDLVLLTGDFLTMESNGTPGALARALSPLTKLRGRCFAIFGNHDHEAPEEVREALAATGITLLVDDEVVTETPAGPVQIVGADHYWEEREERIPALLKRFPRRAGHFRLFLLHDPLGFRSVTPGEVDLTLSGHTHGGQLGLVSFGFDWTVLSRSRWPDQGLFALGASRLYVHRGTGFYGFPLRVGVPGELSLVEVIPRAR, encoded by the coding sequence ATGTTCGCGCCGCCCGACGCTCTGTTGCCCTCGCTCGCTGCCGCGATCGGCGTGGGCGTGCCGCTCTTCGCCGCGAAGGCCCGTGGGCGCACGTACGCGCTGTTCGCGCTGGTGCTCGTCACGCTCTCGTTTCCGGCGGGCGTGATCCTCGCGCTCCGGCTGATCGAGCTGTCGGGGCCGCGCTTCGGGCCGCTCGTGGGCTGGGCGTTCGTGTACGGCATCGCCGCGACGGGCCTGCACATGGCGTCGCTGGTGCGCGCGCGGCTGCGGCAGCGCTGGGTGCGCTACGCGATGAGCGTGCCGGGCATGACGATGCTCGCGCTCGGCGCGCTCGCGCTGCCGTTCCTGCTCGCGCTCGCGCCCGTGCGCGGCTTGTTAGGGCTGGCGGACGCGCACGGCGCGCTCGCGGCCCTCGCCTACGCGGACTGGCTGCCCGTGCTCGCGATCGTGCACGCGCTCGCGACCTCGTTCGGCGCGCGGCGCGAGTTCGTGCGCATCGACCTCGCGCAGGGCGGCGAGCCGGCCGCTCTGCAGCGCGTTCCCGTCGAGCGACGAAGCTCTGCGTTCGAGGCGCACAATCCGCGCCCGCTGCGCATCGTGCAGATCACCGACCCGCACATCGGCCCGTGGCAGCCGGTACATCGCCTCGAGCGCCGCATCGAGGAGCTTGCCGCGCACGAGCCAGACCTCGTGCTGCTCACCGGCGACTTCCTCACGATGGAGAGCAACGGCACGCCCGGCGCGCTCGCCCGCGCGCTCTCACCGCTCACCAAGCTGCGCGGGCGCTGCTTCGCGATCTTCGGCAACCACGACCACGAGGCGCCCGAGGAAGTGCGCGAGGCGCTCGCGGCCACCGGCATCACGCTGCTGGTGGACGACGAAGTTGTTACGGAGACGCCGGCCGGGCCGGTGCAGATCGTCGGCGCCGATCACTACTGGGAGGAGCGCGAGGAGCGCATTCCCGCGCTGCTGAAGCGCTTCCCGCGGCGGGCGGGGCATTTCCGCTTGTTCCTGCTGCACGACCCGCTCGGCTTCCGCAGCGTCACGCCGGGCGAGGTCGACCTCACGCTCTCCGGTCACACGCACGGCGGCCAGCTCGGCCTCGTCTCGTTCGGCTTCGACTGGACCGTGCTCTCGCGCTCGCGCTGGCCCGACCAAGGCCTCTTCGCGCTCGGCGCGAGCCGCCTCTACGTACACCGCGGCACGGGCTTCTACGGCTTCCCGCTGCGCGTCGGCGTGCCCGGCGAGCTCTCGCTCGTCGAGGTGATCCCGCGCGCGCGCTAG
- the arfB gene encoding aminoacyl-tRNA hydrolase, whose amino-acid sequence MRASRSGGPGGQNVNKVETRVELSLDLAEAARALGDDAAARIRAKLANRLDAEGRVRVACDETRSRARNAELAHLRLEALLAAALATQRPRRATKPTRASRERRLGEKRASAARKQQRGRVRRDDHD is encoded by the coding sequence ATGCGCGCGAGCCGCTCGGGCGGGCCCGGCGGGCAGAACGTGAACAAGGTCGAGACGCGCGTCGAGCTGAGCCTCGATCTCGCGGAGGCCGCGCGCGCGCTCGGCGACGACGCCGCGGCGCGCATTCGCGCGAAGCTCGCGAACCGCCTCGACGCCGAGGGCCGCGTGCGCGTCGCCTGCGACGAGACGCGCTCGCGCGCGCGCAACGCCGAGCTCGCGCACCTGCGCCTCGAGGCGCTGCTCGCCGCCGCGCTCGCGACGCAGCGCCCTCGCCGCGCGACGAAGCCCACGCGCGCGAGCCGCGAGCGCCGGCTCGGCGAGAAGCGCGCGTCCGCGGCGCGCAAGCAGCAGCGCGGGCGCGTGCGGCGCGACGATCACGACTGA
- a CDS encoding OsmC family protein codes for MTVRMAVTYQGDLHCEGVHEPSGTRIETDAPKDNEGRGERFSPTDLVGAALGSCMLTVMGIVARRHAWDMTGARADVEKEMVAQPLRRIGRLGLRIEMPAGIPQSARAVLERAAHTCPVHQSLHPDVKIELAFVWK; via the coding sequence ATGACCGTCCGCATGGCCGTGACTTATCAAGGTGACCTCCACTGCGAAGGCGTGCACGAGCCCTCGGGCACGCGCATCGAGACCGACGCGCCCAAGGACAACGAGGGCCGCGGCGAGCGCTTCTCGCCCACCGATCTCGTCGGCGCCGCGCTCGGCAGCTGCATGCTCACCGTGATGGGCATCGTCGCGCGAAGGCACGCGTGGGACATGACGGGGGCACGCGCCGACGTGGAGAAGGAGATGGTCGCGCAGCCGCTGCGGCGCATCGGCCGGCTCGGGCTGCGCATCGAGATGCCCGCGGGCATTCCGCAGAGCGCGCGCGCCGTGCTGGAACGCGCCGCGCACACCTGCCCGGTACACCAGAGCCTGCATCCCGACGTGAAGATCGAGCTCGCGTTCGTGTGGAAGTGA
- the trxA gene encoding thioredoxin, whose product MAAANPHVIDVTDATFEREVLDRSREVPVVVDFWAPWCGPCRTLGPILERQAVQQNGAFVLAKINVDENPQIAAAAQARSIPLVIAFRDGQARSQFVGAQPESEVKRFLAAILPTQADRLAKEGGEMLLAGHANAAEERFRGALKEDARHPIALVGLARVLGERGATEEALALLERVVGAPAVEQEAERLAAELRTRAAAPSDTGDLAALEAKARANPNDLGARIEYGRALAAARRYEAALAELLACVEADAHFQEDAARKAMLDVFGVLGGEHDLTQEYRSLLARVLFR is encoded by the coding sequence ATGGCCGCCGCGAATCCTCACGTCATCGACGTCACCGACGCGACCTTCGAGCGCGAGGTGCTCGATCGCTCGCGCGAAGTGCCCGTCGTCGTCGACTTCTGGGCGCCGTGGTGCGGCCCGTGCCGCACGCTCGGGCCGATCCTCGAGCGCCAAGCCGTGCAGCAGAACGGCGCATTCGTGCTCGCAAAGATCAACGTCGACGAGAACCCGCAGATCGCGGCCGCCGCGCAGGCGCGCAGCATTCCCCTCGTGATCGCCTTCCGGGACGGCCAGGCGCGCAGCCAGTTCGTGGGAGCGCAGCCCGAGAGCGAAGTGAAGCGCTTTCTCGCGGCGATCCTGCCGACGCAGGCCGATCGGCTCGCGAAGGAAGGCGGAGAGATGTTATTGGCCGGCCACGCGAATGCGGCCGAGGAGCGCTTCCGCGGCGCGCTGAAGGAAGATGCGCGGCACCCGATCGCGCTGGTCGGGCTCGCGCGCGTGCTCGGCGAGCGCGGCGCCACGGAAGAAGCGCTCGCGCTGCTCGAGCGCGTCGTGGGCGCGCCCGCCGTGGAGCAGGAAGCGGAGCGCCTCGCCGCGGAGCTGCGCACGCGCGCCGCCGCGCCGTCGGACACGGGAGATCTCGCCGCGCTCGAAGCGAAGGCGCGCGCGAACCCGAACGACCTCGGGGCCCGCATCGAGTACGGGCGCGCGCTCGCCGCCGCGCGCCGCTACGAGGCCGCGCTCGCCGAGCTGCTCGCGTGCGTAGAGGCTGACGCGCACTTCCAGGAAGACGCCGCGCGCAAGGCGATGCTAGACGTGTTCGGCGTGCTCGGCGGCGAGCACGATCTCACGCAGGAGTACCGCAGCCTGCTCGCGCGAGTGCTGTTCCGGTAG
- the grxD gene encoding Grx4 family monothiol glutaredoxin, whose amino-acid sequence MAIDAATRTKIQNTIGSDRVVLFMKGTRDFPQCGFSARVVQMLDRLVPDYTTVDVLADPAIRQGIKDFSSWPTIPQLYVAGEFIGGCDIVTEMFQSGELQTLMREKVAQ is encoded by the coding sequence ATGGCGATCGATGCAGCGACGCGCACGAAGATCCAGAACACGATCGGCTCCGATCGCGTCGTGCTGTTCATGAAGGGCACGCGCGACTTCCCGCAGTGCGGGTTCTCCGCGCGCGTGGTGCAGATGCTCGACCGGCTGGTGCCCGACTACACGACGGTCGACGTGCTCGCGGACCCCGCGATCCGCCAGGGCATCAAGGACTTCTCGAGCTGGCCGACGATTCCGCAGCTCTACGTGGCGGGCGAGTTCATCGGCGGCTGCGACATCGTCACCGAGATGTTCCAGAGCGGCGAGCTGCAAACGCTGATGCGCGAGAAGGTCGCGCAGTAA